The nucleotide window CGTGCCACGCTGGTACAGCAGCGAGAACGCGGCAACGATGACGCCCATCAGCGCGAAGTTCGACCATGACTTGACGATCGCCATCAGCGGCCGCTGCAGTGCCTGCCCGGTCACGGCGGCGTCGAGCCCCTTGGTGGCGGCATACAGCACTGCGAAGCACACCACGGCGACCACCAGCAGCCGGCGCCACAAGGCGCGGTTGGCATCGGACAGCGCGAAGACGCCGGCACGGCCGGCCAGCATGCCGAGCATGAACAGCGCCGGCATCTGGAAGAAGCGGCCGTTTTCCCAGCTCCACAGCACCGCCGCCGTCTTGCCGATGGTAACGTTGCCCAGGTACGCCTGCAGCATCGAGCCGCCCGTCATGTACTCGTTCGTGCGGGCGAACCATGCCCAGGACGCCGGGTCCGGCAACTTCGCATTTGGCTGGGGCAGCGCCTGCAGGACCTGGGCCCACAAATACGGTTGCAGCAGCAGGACTGCGGCGATTGCCAGCACCGTGCGACTGCCCAGCCTGGCGACCGGCAGCAGCGTGAACGACATCACGGCGTAGAACGACAGGATGTCGCCCTGGTAGAACAGCGAGTTCAGCATGCCGAAACCCAGCAGCAGGACCATGCGCCAGGCGAAACGGGGCCGGAAGTCTTCCCCGGCCGCGGCGCGGCGCGAGAACTGCAGGTGGAAGGTCACGCCGAACAGCAGCGCGAAGATCAGGTAGGCCTTGCCGGCGAACAGGAAGAACATGCCGTCCCAGACATTCTGGTCCAGCGCCACCAGCCAGTCCGGCTGCCCGGCCGGCTTGTGGTAGAGGTCGAAATGCTCGAGGTTATGCAGCAGCATGATCGACACGATGGCGAAGCCGCGCAGGGCATCGACGAGATCGAGGCGGGAGGAAGTTGGCGGCATCGCAATCCTGTCGGAAATGAACGTGCCGGCCATTGTGGATGAAAACGTTACCAATTACCAGCATCCGCTGCTCATCCACCTGCGCGCTTCGCACGCCGCAAACCGGTGACAGGCTCCGATTAAAAAAACGGTGACAGGCACCATTTTCGGAGAAACATTTCCAAGTAATTGGTGCCTGTCACCGTTTTTCTGCGCCGGCGTTGCCGGGCGCTCAGCGGCGGCGGTGGTGCCGGCGCCGTGACGACGTGTTCTGGTCCTGCAGCATCGCATCGACCCGCTCGGATGCCGAGCGCGAGAGCTCCAGCGCCAGCTCGATGTCCGGGAAATGTTCCGGCAGGCGGTAGCCCAGCCACGCATAGGCGGAATACAGCCGGCAGGTATCTTCCACTTCCTGCAGGGTCATGTAGTGCAGCTGGTGGTCGTCCGGCTGGAGCCGAGTGATGCGCTTTTTCGACAGCGCCACGCACCAGTGTTCCCAGGCGCGCTGCAGCGCGAGCACCTTGGTCGACACGGGTACCAGCGACAGCGCGAACTTGTCGGCCACCGGCAGCGGCAACGTGTCGAGCCACTGGGCGCGCTCCATCTGGTCTTCGGTGATGCGCGGATAAAAGAAGCCGTCCGGCACGTCGATGTTGTGGATGAAGCGCTTCAGCAGCTTGGCCAGCGAGGTTTCCTGCGTCACGGCGGCGATGCGGTGCAGGTGTTCCAGGGTGGGCGCCACCGCGAAGCCGCTGGTATTGAGGGGCACTGGCTTTTCCTTCAGCAGCGAACGCATCACCTCGTGGCTGTCCGGGTCGTAGCCGGCCACCAGGCCTTCCTCGTGGATGCCGTAGCGCCCCGCCCGGCCAGCGATCTGGCGCGCCAGCGGTGCCGGGATTTCCTCTTCCTCGACACCGTTGAACTTCACGGTGGAGGTCATCACGATGCGCTGGATCGGCATGTTCAAGCCCATCGCGATGGCATCGGTGCCGACCACGATGTCGGCCTCGCCGTCGCGGAAGCGCTGGGCCTGTGCGCGCCGCACCTCGGGCGACAGGTTGCCGTACACGGTGGCCACCGAATGGCCCATCTCGGCCACCATGTCGCGCCACATCAGCACGTCGCGCCGCGAGAAGGCGATCAACGCGTCGCCCGGCCGCAGGTTCTTCACCTTGCGCACCGGGCCCGGCTCCATCGACAGCGGCCCCTTGCGCTTCATCACGTGCACTTCGATCGGGCATTCGAGCCGCTCGGCCAGCGCTTCCACCGCGCGGCGTGCCTCCGGCGCCCCCACCAGGTACACGGTGCGGGCCGGCGCGCCGCACACGGCCGCGGTCCAGGCGGCGCCACGGTCGCGGTCCGCCAGCATCTGGATTTCATCGATCACGGCCACGTCGACCGGCGTGCGGGTATCCAGCATCTCGACCGTGCTGGCGACATGGGTGGCATCTTCCGCGATCCGGCGCTCTTCGCCCGTGACAAGGCTGACGGCCAGCGGCTTGCCGT belongs to Pseudoduganella albidiflava and includes:
- a CDS encoding DUF418 domain-containing protein, yielding MPPTSSRLDLVDALRGFAIVSIMLLHNLEHFDLYHKPAGQPDWLVALDQNVWDGMFFLFAGKAYLIFALLFGVTFHLQFSRRAAAGEDFRPRFAWRMVLLLGFGMLNSLFYQGDILSFYAVMSFTLLPVARLGSRTVLAIAAVLLLQPYLWAQVLQALPQPNAKLPDPASWAWFARTNEYMTGGSMLQAYLGNVTIGKTAAVLWSWENGRFFQMPALFMLGMLAGRAGVFALSDANRALWRRLLVVAVVCFAVLYAATKGLDAAVTGQALQRPLMAIVKSWSNFALMGVIVAAFSLLYQRGTLVRALNAFAPLGRMSLTSYVSQSMVGTALYYGFGFGLYKITGATACLLIGAVLAVLQGLFSAWWLKRHKQGPLEALWHRLTWLGAPATALGRPAS
- a CDS encoding helicase-related protein produces the protein MTEEFDDDRLSSDLGLAQRGIALMKLEGRVFLRFDGTAEAAGLRVPYALVPAQGVLAKPSKWRKLDAEARAALVRERSTERALRELHDSVNAFVGELAGECDEFGLAPMDFLHSLADVQTSEPASVVFDRIRQRLGHAVERQREEQHAERTRQSINLAEYPASFEVARRLPRKFIALLGPTNSGKTHKAMEALAKAASGVYLAPLRLLALENYERLLEVTRHGKPLAVSLVTGEERRIAEDATHVASTVEMLDTRTPVDVAVIDEIQMLADRDRGAAWTAAVCGAPARTVYLVGAPEARRAVEALAERLECPIEVHVMKRKGPLSMEPGPVRKVKNLRPGDALIAFSRRDVLMWRDMVAEMGHSVATVYGNLSPEVRRAQAQRFRDGEADIVVGTDAIAMGLNMPIQRIVMTSTVKFNGVEEEEIPAPLARQIAGRAGRYGIHEEGLVAGYDPDSHEVMRSLLKEKPVPLNTSGFAVAPTLEHLHRIAAVTQETSLAKLLKRFIHNIDVPDGFFYPRITEDQMERAQWLDTLPLPVADKFALSLVPVSTKVLALQRAWEHWCVALSKKRITRLQPDDHQLHYMTLQEVEDTCRLYSAYAWLGYRLPEHFPDIELALELSRSASERVDAMLQDQNTSSRRRHHRRR